One Populus nigra chromosome 16, ddPopNigr1.1, whole genome shotgun sequence genomic window, CAATGATTACCACCCCTTGGAAATTAGGGCCACTGAAATGATACCACCAAGTCACCTATATGTTATCCGCAATTGAATTAAATGCAAATAGGATTATCAGGGAACAAAATAAACATGTGTCTGCAGGGCAGGTGGAGGGGCCAATCAATGTCATGTGGgaagtataaaaataaactgtcatacagggaaaaaaatttttttaaaaaaaacctcttacAAGTGTTGTGGAATTCACCAGTATGTATGGGTTGAAGGAAGTGGAAGGAAAGTAGTAGAgttaaaagtttaaaagaagCAAGTTAGAGTTCTTTTGGATGTTAAAATGAGAGAAGACAAGAAGGGGATTGAAGGAAAAAGGAAGTCAGTTACATTTCCAAGTTCATCTCACTTACAGGAGGAAATCAGCTAaaagattttcaaatatatattatcatttcaAAGATGCCTGATTCTTCTATATATTTTTGCAGGAGTTTAGCATTTGATAACTTGATAGAAGATTTCACACATTCCTTGTCAGAGTATCCAACCAGAAGGCTGCTTCACTTAATAATAACTTGGGAGATGAAACTAGAATAGGAgccataaaagaaaatacatattaaacCGATTACAGGAATACTAGTTACAGTACCTAACTACCTCTTATCCTAAGAGGAGTCAACACAATACCAATCAAAGAGATAAAAGAAATAGGTTGTTGGATCATGTAATGTTCAGCATGACAAGGAATTATCGACAAGATAAAATATCCAACCAAACAGCTGCTTCACTTAATCATAACTATGGAAATGGTCCTAGCTTGTGAATCAATAGGAACTAAACACAAAACCGTGATGGCTCAGTTCCATAACAATTACGTTGGACCAATAccaatacaattaaaatttaagcaTAGAAAAAACTATATGTGTACATATCCATCAGTTTACGCATAtttaagaaagaataaaaagataaaagtaactaatgaaaaggaaataaaaaaaaaaaaagcaggatCATATCATACAATAGACAGAAAAGAGGGTAAAGGATGCTTACTGGAAGGAATAGCAGGATTAGATAAACTCCCATCTTCTCTTTTCAGTAATACCCTCACTCTACCTACTTGCATGAAATCTCGAGGATATGCCTTATCAATCtatgatatcaaaaaatcatcataaaacataaaaaaacagcaATCACAAGctctaactaaaaaaaacaaaattgtggaTTCAAACAAACCTCAATTGCAAAAGGAAGTTTGAGATGGCTACAACAATCACCTATCTCGACACAAGTGGGATTCTCACATGCCTTTTCCACGCTAATCCGCCTTCCTTCAGCTATTGTTTTCTTTGAGTTAATGTAAACAGGATATAAGACCAcccatttctttatatttggcaTTCCTCCATCCATCATTAACTATCTCTCCCTACTAAAAAACCCACTctccttaaaaataaatcatacaaTTCAAGCAAGTAGCAATGCTGatctcaataataataataataataataataataataataataataagcaatGATTTTATATACCCAgaagttaaaaatcaaaacttcaacaaaCTAAACATGGAGTTAATGAAAATTGTGAAATGGGGTTTCTAATGTTAAGGAACTGattcattattttcattcaGATTCTACAattgacacaaaaaataaaaaaatatcttgacaAGGGGTGGAATTTCAATGATTGacagctaaaaaataaaaacattatgtgaattctaaaaaagaaatcagtgttagaagaaaaggaaactgGATTTCGTAATTGCAAATGAAAGAGAAAGGAAGGGCTCACCAATTGAAACCCTGGCTTCGCGTCTTGCTGTGTGAGATCTCTGGTGCTGAGGAAAGAGGGTATGAGAAAAGTTAACTCGGATTCGGTTTCtacagttttttgttttatactagttattaaatattattttatctcacAACACATGATAGATAACATATCAAAAATGCCTACACGATGTCGTGGGCTTATAACATACTTATACGTTGTTAtgaatttatagaaaatataaaaaatatatataaagaaaaaatattccaatttataatattttcaagaaaacagctacaaagttaaattattaacaaacttaatattaaaaaaaatcaacaaataaaatttcagaaaaaatcataaaaaaaacaacaggaaaaaaaccatgcaagAAAAGACTGTAGaaatctatagtgtttcatgagaaaacctatagttgtaattctcaactagctcaatattaaaaataataaaatcaataaagataattttgaaaaaaaatcataaaaaaaatcatgtgtaggaacactgtagcaatctacagtgttttaaagacaaaaactatgaaactaaattttcaactagctcaatatgaaaaaaaattgacaaagacaattctggaaaaaaaacaaaaaaaatcataaaaagagaaaaaaaaaaccatgtgagaaacactgtagcaatccacggtattttaaagaaaaaaaactataaagctaaattcttaatcaactacatattaaaaaaataaaatcaacaaaaacaattctgaaaaaaaataaaaaaatgaaaaaaaagacaattttggaaaaaaaaagagcaaaaaaatagaaaaaaaacaagtggggatagttaaagctaaattctcaaccaactcaatattaaaaagaaattcgacaaagataattttgaaaaaaaaacatgtggagaaacactgtagaaaaacaaaaaccatatgaagaaacattgtaacaatctataatgttttttttaaaaaaaaaactacgaagcaaaattctcaatcaactcaatatgaaaaaaataaaatcaacaaagaccattttgggaaaaaaaaaaggaagaagaaaaaaattcagaaaaaaaaatcatgtagggaAATATTGTActaatccataatgttttaaagaaaaaaactacagaactaaattctcaaccattttaatattaaaaaaatcgataaatataattttgaaaaaaaacccaaacaaaagaataaaaaaatgaaaaaagaagaaaagaccGTCTtgggataaaaagaaaaaaaaaacatgcaaaatccaaaaaacaaaaggaaaaaaaatgaaaacaatatgggggaaaaaaaaaaagggaaaaaaagaaagaaaaacaaaacataaaaaaataacaacaaataaaaaaaaatattatgagaaAAGTTAAagtgctttctttttctttattctattggaatatttttcttaatttatatttaagagtaaagtagtagttatttttaaaatattttttatttaaaaatatattaaaaaaagtagtaGTTATCTCATTAATTGAGGAAGGAAGGGGAAATAAACACTTAATTGGCTAAGAATGTGTTTAGAAGTGTAGGTACGGTtgttttttcaaagtgttttttactcagaaatgtattaaaataatattttttattttttaaaaaattattttttatattagcgcattaaaatgatatgaaaatataaaaaaatattaatttaaaataaaaaataaaataaaatttaaatttaaattttttaaaatttttttaaaatataaaaataaatcgagACTAAAGCATAAGCCCGTGTCTCAAATGCATGGCAATAATACAAGGTGGAATGAAAGCCCAAGGTACATGTAtgctttgttatatatatatatacacacacatatatatacacacacatatatacacacacatatatatatatatatatatatcagtccCGCAGCGTCTAGAAATAGTTTGCTAGCTAAGCATATATATATGCTTTGttgtatataataataatctacATCTTCCTCGTtgaatgttttttacttgatgaAAGATCCACAAGTAGTTCAAATAAATCACTAATTAATATATTGAAACAGGAGATGATCATTAATTTGCTCTTTTAATTCCCTCCTTCTTTATGTCCCAGCTAGCATTATTTAGTACCCAAAATGGATGCTTCTCTTCTTCTATCAATGAAACTTATCCTTGgcttattttactttttagtgAAACTCAAAaatgagaaatataaaaaaaaaaacttattaattcacTGCCTCAACCGGTTGTGGTAATTTAAATTCACTAACCACTGATTTGAACAGGTATAATAACGgttgtttcatgtaaaaaaaaacttattttttttttctaaaccctGATATCTAGAAGTGCATTAGACCCCAACTAATCCGGTTGAGCTAGAATGGcccattaaaagataaaactctTCTAGTTATAGTATACTTCGTTCACAAGACtcgaatttaaaattttatttaagaaaataaatgccGAATTACTTGAACCAACCATCATTGGGGTTAACATATTATTTGCtagttaataaacaaatttaggtTATTAGGTTATGAGGTCAACTCGTGGATCAACAAGTCATCTTGACTCAATCATTTTAGTATGGaatacatcattttattttctttaaaaaaaatttcttttcaattgacctattttgaatttaatataaatagcttttctaattcaacttaaaaactGACCTGatttacattttaaatcatAGCTTTTAATATAATCGAGCCAGGTTTGATAAGTGCATCAAAACACACTCATAAAACTCAACTTCGTGCTCGATTTTGGAGTTGAAATTGAAGAGTTGCCGGGCCAGGAAGTGGTCGTAAAAAATGAAAACGTACCCAAAGAGTCCCAATCTTGCCAGCTACGGCGATGATCATTAAATTGAACCATCTCCAGCTCTTAATTTGTTGCCGTCAAGCATCATTCTAAGTACCGAcgccctagctagctagctaacaACCAAACTTTAATTCTTCTTCAATGTTGTTTCAATTCTACAAAACTCACCAAACTTTTTTATCATTAGTTGTTCTAATTAAGATTTCATCGATCTAATTAGGAATTAAATTATTCTATGTTTCTTATTAATTAAACgcgttttaattaatttcatgatcATTATGTAAAAAAggtaaacaaatattataattcaaatatatttttgcatgAATTTGTATATTTGGACACACCaattaattatgtgaaaagatgggaacaagtttttcttttaaaaaacaaaatcaaattcgaTATGATTATGCTCATCCAATATGCACTCCCATTGGACAGCTAATTTAGAACAAATATTCCATAATCTAACAACTAATTATTGTTAGATTATGGAATATTTTGCTACCTAACGTATAgagaccatatatatatatatatatatatatatatatatatatatatatatatataatatcgtGCAAAGATTTCTGAGATTGGAATTATTTCCTGTACATATATTCTTTCAAATCTGCCTGTATATGTAATGATTCCTTCGTACCTTGCCTTATATTGCAGTATACGtaattaaatacatgtataTACTCTTTATAATACATaggttttgtatttattaatttgatttcttcTCTTCCAGGCAGAATTGTAACCATGCATGTAGGTGGATGAAAAGCTAGAACAACTACaaataaataagtatttatatatctatatgTTTATTTAAGGAGTTAGGTGGCCCGTAGGATGGAATCGTAACAAAGACTTTAAGCTTCTTACCATGCCCAATCATTAGTTTGGTGCTGTCCGTAAGTGAGCTCTGCTCCATTTGTCCCACCTCCTTCTCCATGCCTAGCCATGTGCTCTCCTTCATAAACAAAAAATGGAAACGTTTATTTAAAccctaacaaaaacaaatggaaaaggGAATCCATTACTGTGACTTTTCTGTGCTTTACAGGTTTGTCCATACTCATATTTTTCCATTTTCTAGCTGGAACGTGTCTCCTCTTCACGCCCTAACTCCTTCTGCTGCACAAATAACCCATGCACCTTCCTGCCTACCCTATGAGTGAAGTGTGTGATCTTGAATTGAATATTGAGACATCTTAACCAACAATGGACAGGGACCCTTCCTCTATTCTTCAACCACCACTATGCATGATAAATTGGATCATTTTGAGCGACCCCATCAACCTCAAATCAAGTTATTTCCATCTGTTTATATAACCTTTACAAATTTGATCTCTTCGTGTTAAAGAAATAGCTAGCCACTGATCTgatctctttttctctccctctaTCTTAGTTTGTGTCTAATGGGGAATGCAACATCTTGTGCTCCGTCAATCATCTCAAATGGGGTAGTGAAGGTCTTGTTCTTTAATGGTGGCAACTTGCAGATCTACACAAAGCCAGTTAAAGCAGCAGAATTAATGCTAGAGAACCCTGGACAGTTTGTTTGTGATTCTACAAGCCTAAAAGTTGGTCATCGTGTTCATGGTCTATCAGCTGATGATCAGCTAGAGAGGCGCCAATTCTACTTTGTTTTGCCCATGGAACTTCTCTACTCTGTGCTAACGCATGAGGAAATGAGCTCTCTCACTTACAAGGCTACCAAAGCATTGAAGTATAACAATTTTGGCAAGATTTTTCCGGTCCTTAGTGAGTTTTGCATTTTCCCTTCAGAAGGAAAAACAATGGACAGCATGGCCACAGAACCACAGCCTATGGAGAGGTATTCCAAGCAAAGATCATGGAAGCCCGCCTTGGAAACCATTGTTGAAACTCCTAATTGTAGGCGGCCTTGATGATCAGcatatatggtttttctttttctttcaatttccttcttttgttctttctttctttttctttttctttttttcttttttggggaGGCTGACATTTTGAGTAGATTATTAGCAATATGCGCCTGTCAAGTTCATTATAGTATAAGTTCTCCAgctatttatattcaaaaatagAGAAGTTTGTATTAGAATTACGACATTTCCTATGAAATTTAAATGATACTGTTGCTATACCTCAACCTTATTAATTGAACTACATACTTTTTAAGATATGATCACTTAATTTCTGAATATAACTAAATTCCATTTAGAACTATATATGAAACaattataaatagaaatatCATGTATTTCACTACcagaatttttagatttaacaacaaatttttttatcagtatTTATATTCGCAGTCTGTCAGCACAAATTTTCCTAACGGGTTCACGGACAACAATAATCCGTTGGAAAAACTCTCATCAATGATTTGTGGTCTGTTGATGAATCCATctgtaataattttattgatgggTTTATTGACGGCAAaacatgctaaaaaataaaaatttatccaCTTCATtctgtcatttttttcataaatgaatataaaatatcaccgataaaaaaaccatatgtcAGCCCATCGAAGATTTCTTTTGTCCATCAATATTTTCCTCGGTGAATTTGACATATAACCATCAAATAGACCGTCTGTAATTTCATTAGTAAGTAAATAGTGACAATGATATttgcagtaattatttttcaactctctagaaTATATCAACAGAATCCTTCAGTAACCTCatcagtaataatttaaaaatatttttaaaaaatccattaaatataaatagaaaataaattaaattaaattaatatcattttgataattAACTAGTGAGAGTGGTTAGGTCGGTATAATGCTTATGTATCATAGTGGGATGCACGAAGGAATGAGATATTTACATATATGCATCTTATAATTACTAACAATGATTATATGATTTGGTACATGAGTATAACACAACAAATCATTATTCCGGATCCCGAGCAGGTTCCTCTATCTAGATATATGCAGTGCGAGCAACATGCTTAGTGGATTCAACATCATGTAAGTAATATAATCTGTTTAAGATTAATGTATGTTAATCGTTGAGTTTtatgtatttatcttttaatttaatattaatgttttattaatattaggttTGCTTCTTGTTACGAGACAATCGAAAGGCCGCATCTTATTTTTGTAGTACTGATGAAGAAAGCAAAGTTTACACTGTAGTATCCAAGTGGTTAAATTTTTGCTGCTCTGGACTTGAAATCCTTGGAAAGAGGTTAACTCTTAATGGTGTCATGGCAGAGAATAAGATCACTCAGATACGAGCAGGAGCTGGATCCGGTCGTATTATTGATAAGCTCAAATCATCCAATAGACAAAACGACGTAGACGTAAATAGATAGATGAGTTCTGtttgtatattttgaaattacttgaatattgtgttattgtattattttatattcattttgtatgtatatatattttcttttttgtattcttGGGGGCTACTTATGATTATAGAATATGAGAATATATTGAGTTTGATTAGAATTTATTAATTAcagttattgtaatttttaacagattcttttaattaaaataaaattttagatataaCTTCTATacagaaaaaattatatttagattttgAGATATCATGGTTTAAAacacaatattattaaaatattttaaatcccaatattttcaaaatatattacttctccaaaacatttttatcacatattattttaacatttaattatattttagatgcTAATAGACAAATTTATCCTCTCAAAATTGCATGCAGCAAAATGGGCCTGGGTAGAATTGACAGAAACCGTCAGCCGTATATTGTTGTTGAATACATTGGGGCCTGGATCAGAATACAATCATGTCATGATTGTTTGACGAACTGTCAATGTTAGTGGGTCATTTGTCATACTTAACGGCACATTCAGAAAGGCAAGTGCTTTCCACATTGACAGCTAGCCAATTAGCCATGCCACGCTGCGGATGgaattctaaattattttgtaatagaAGCATGTGTTGGTAATAtgaatatactttttaaaaatagatatttaatctatatttaaaacaatatgTAGTTTAAGTTCATATAAAACTATTTGGAAAACAATGAAAGGcgctaaaataattttaaaatagtggcataaataaataattatttaaatatcatttaaataaatttatttatttatgagctAGATATGCGTGTTTAGTTTCGCATGAAACTCAGGCActtctaaatttaaaaacataaattgatgtaatttttttttaataaattaaatgacaagtcatttattttatttaaaataataataattggggGGTGATTGTCATCTTTTTCAGtactaaaagttttttttatgattggaaAATTAAGGTAAAGGTTTTTAAATCTCAAATCCTAgattttaacaattattttacttaaaaacatgaagaaaaaaaacataatgataaACCTCCATAACTCCATTTTTAACAACGAAACATATTTTAATgaacttaaaaacttaaaattaaatcaaataaaaaatcacgagtttaatctatttttttgacattgttgaagataaaaattactttcattaaatttttttcttaaaaatgaatttataaacattaaaatcaaaattattctcatcagttaaaagttttttctctttttaaaatctctcaacaactttttcttttttttcatgaccCAGGAAATGAAACAcgtaacaaataataaatgaagtttgagatcgaaaaaaaaaatccaaattcagAAGGAActaaactcttaaaaaataaaataaaagatttaaggTGTAGCTTTGCACACCTTTTTTGAACAGTCAACTTGGGGAAAAACTATCAATTATTTaatgtcaaatttaatttttattttttgagttttatttttacataaaaatttaaattttttaatacaaaattacCATGTCATTAAATCTCTAAAACAATTATGGACAACTTGGACACACGCAGAAACGAAATATAAAGAGAAGGATAAAATcttgaacaaaaacaaaagaacttttaaaaactaaattgaaagaatCTCCAGcttgaagataaaataaaaaaaagacttggaAGGATCGAGGAGTCTCATTAGGCAATGATGCAATGCTTATGAATAGTTAGTGGTAAATGTTAATCTTCTTTTTGCCCGTTCCGGTCGGAGACAACGTTGAAAGCTTTTAATAGAATGTGGTCCCATGCTAATGATAATATTATGGACAATGAAAGAAGAACACTAATGCCatactcgtttttttttttttttaatgtgtatgCCTGAGTTAGTTTATATATACTTTAACTAATCCTACGAGccttgaaattaataatcatgtaaatttCTAGTAACCATAAGGGAACTCGAACTTTTAACTATTAGAAAGCAAAATCAAAAGCTGACCAGTTAAGTTATCCATTAGAATACACTAATGTCAATAAGATTGGTTCTGTGTGTTGTTTCAAGATAATTTATTGTAGTTCTCATTGAAACCAATCAAAGgaaatgtttttgattttttactgTTTGTTCATGAAAACCATATTTCGAGGATATTTAGAAGTGTAGTAGCTATAATTTTTAGACCCGGCCCGA contains:
- the LOC133675602 gene encoding uncharacterized protein LOC133675602 — its product is MGNATSCAPSIISNGVVKVLFFNGGNLQIYTKPVKAAELMLENPGQFVCDSTSLKVGHRVHGLSADDQLERRQFYFVLPMELLYSVLTHEEMSSLTYKATKALKYNNFGKIFPVLSEFCIFPSEGKTMDSMATEPQPMERYSKQRSWKPALETIVETPNCRRP
- the LOC133676144 gene encoding signal recognition particle 19 kDa protein-like, yielding MMDGGMPNIKKWVVLYPVYINSKKTIAEGRRISVEKACENPTCVEIGDCCSHLKLPFAIEIDKAYPRDFMQVGRVRVLLKREDGSLSNPAIPSRKQLMLHVAELVPRHPGRTKKQEPASTSNAATSKSGKGGKKKR